In a single window of the Rhodamnia argentea isolate NSW1041297 chromosome 2, ASM2092103v1, whole genome shotgun sequence genome:
- the LOC115751379 gene encoding aminoacylase-1: MAVNHLNSIFLLALFASPLLFSTAAEPQEVEMDAPIWRFQQYLKINTAHPDPDYAGAVSFLKDQAQAISLQTRILEFVPNKPVLLLTWLGSDPSLPSVLFNSHMDSVPAEPSKWIHPPFSAFRDSNGKIFGRGAQDDKCIAIQYIEAIRNLKDKSFVPLRTIHVSYVPDEEIGGLDGAAKFVGSKEFKELNVGFVLDEGQASVTDEFRVFYADRSPWGLVIKANGAPGHGSRMYDNGALENLMKSMEAISKFRESQFDKVKAGMAANSEVISVNPVYMKAGIPSPTDFVMNVQPSEAEAGFDIRMPPTADPDLMKKRIVEEWAPAIRNMTYQIIEKGPIRDYKGRPLMTTTDDSNLWWSAFNQAVAAAGGKLAKPEILPSTTDARFIRQLGIPALGFSPMINTPILLHDHNEFLEDIVFLMGIKVYESIISSLSSFVEESQRNMI; encoded by the exons ATGGCCGTTAACCATCTGAACTCAATCTTCTTGTTGGCACTCTTTGCAtcccctcttcttttctctacTGCGGCCGAGCCTCAAGAAGTAGAAATGGATGCGCCGATTTGGCGTTTCCAGCAGTACCTCAAGATCAACACAGCCCACCCTGACCCTGACTATGCTGGAGCTGTCTCCTTTCTTAAGGACCAAGCTCAGGCCATTTCCCTCCAAACCCGTATCCTAGAGTTCGTCCCAAACAAGCCCGTTTTGCTTTTGACTTGGTTAGGCTCAGACCCTTCTCTTCCTTCCGTCCTTTTCAACTCCCACATGGACTCTGTCCCTGCCGAGCCATCCAAGTGGATTCATCCTCCCTTTTCTGCCTTCAGAGATTCCAATGGAAAGATATTTGGCCGAGGGGCGCAAGATGACAAGTGCATTGCCATTCAGTATATCGAGGCCATTAGGAACCTTAAGGATAAGAGTTTTGTACCACTTCGCACAATTCACGTCTCGTATGTGCCAGATGAGGAGATCGGTGGACTTGATGGGGCGGCTAAGTTTGTAGGATCCAAAGAGTTCAAGGAACTGAATGTGGGGTTCGTCTTGGATGAGGGGCAGGCATCTGTTACCGACGAGTTTCGAGTTTTCTACGCTGACCGGTCACCTTGGGGGCTGGTGATTAAGGCTAACGGAGCACCTGGACATGGATCAAGGATGTATGACAACGGCGCTTTGGAGAATTTGATGAAGAGCATGGAAGCCATAAGCAAGTTCAGGGAGAGCCAATTTGATAAGGTCAAGGCCGGAATGGCAGCGAACTCCGAAGTCATTTCTGTCAATCCAGTCTACATGAAAGCTGGAATTCCTTCACCAACT GACTTTGTCATGAATGTGCAGCCTTCGGAAGCCGAGGCAGGCTTTGACATCCGTATGCCTCCGACTGCAGACCCTGATCTTATGAAGAAAAGAATTGTTGAAGAGTGGGCCCCGGCTATCAGGAATATGACATACCAG ATTATTGAGAAAGGACCTATTCGAGACTACAAGGGGCGCCCATTGATGACTACAACAGATGATTCCAACCTTTGGTGGTCTGCTTTTAACCAAGCTGTTGCGGCAGCTGGAGGAAAGCTTGCAAAGCCTGAAATCTTACCTTCAACCACGGATGCAAGATTCATTCGACAGCTGGGGATTCCTGCTCTAGGGTTCTCTCCGATGATCAATACTCCAATACTGCTTCATGATCACAATGAG TTTTTGGAGGATATAGTCTTCTTGATGGGGATAAAGGTATATGAATCCATAATTAGTTCTTTGAGTTCCTTTGTTGAAGAATCACAGAGGAACATGATTTAG